In Patescibacteria group bacterium, the following proteins share a genomic window:
- a CDS encoding sugar phosphate isomerase/epimerase: MEGRHKRLCLNINALKKCCPGVGIGIFRMPLDEAIDIFNTAGIPMQFKPKSISDMKKINAGIKYFGSPATLHLPNLRYEENGLMQRKDELIRIVKEKTPSNIRLVTVHLGWKDADLVLDKKGNWKNTEEGKNVKNDLFELFIAGIKSGKTITIENLHYKPYKHFFRELLSSRPEHLIKTRNMIAKNAARSTGWPLKKILRQTGFTLDVGHASANAHLNKKYPLSAWLKTLGADIKIIHLHDMQIQIQNGMKVEQAHIPMGSGVVDWKNFFKLKKKHCPDAPMIIELPEEDAIKSIEFLRK, from the coding sequence ATGGAAGGTAGACATAAGCGCCTTTGTTTAAATATTAATGCTCTGAAAAAATGCTGTCCCGGCGTTGGGATTGGGATTTTCAGGATGCCTTTGGATGAAGCAATTGATATTTTTAACACCGCCGGAATCCCGATGCAGTTTAAGCCGAAATCAATTTCTGACATGAAAAAAATAAACGCCGGGATAAAATATTTCGGCTCTCCAGCCACTCTTCATTTGCCGAATTTAAGGTATGAGGAAAACGGTTTGATGCAAAGAAAAGATGAGCTGATTAGAATCGTTAAAGAAAAAACTCCTTCCAATATAAGACTGGTAACCGTGCATCTGGGATGGAAAGACGCCGATCTGGTTTTGGATAAAAAAGGCAATTGGAAAAATACCGAAGAGGGCAAAAACGTAAAGAATGACCTCTTTGAATTGTTCATAGCCGGCATCAAGTCTGGCAAAACCATAACCATTGAAAACTTGCATTACAAGCCATACAAGCATTTTTTTCGGGAACTTTTGAGCTCGCGGCCGGAGCATCTAATAAAAACCAGGAATATGATCGCGAAAAACGCCGCCCGGTCAACCGGTTGGCCGCTAAAAAAGATATTGAGGCAGACCGGATTTACCCTTGACGTCGGGCATGCGTCCGCCAACGCCCATCTCAATAAAAAATACCCTCTTTCCGCCTGGCTAAAAACCCTAGGCGCGGACATAAAAATTATCCATCTCCACGACATGCAAATACAAATCCAAAACGGCATGAAAGTCGAACAAGCGCACATTCCGATGGGGAGCGGAGTGGTTGACTGGAAAAATTTCTTTAAATTGAAAAAAAAGCATTGCCCGGACGCGCCGATGATAATCGAGCTTCCGGAAGAGGACGCGATAAAATCAATTGA